Proteins from a genomic interval of Methanofollis formosanus:
- the cbiM gene encoding cobalt transporter CbiM — protein MHIPDNFIPLWQSAIYWVIALIFIALALRWARNELDDEKVPLIAVLAAGIFAIQAFNLPVGMGTTGHLVGGALAAIVLGSPYAAVFVLTLVLLVQAVVFGDGGITTMGANIINMGVIGGFVGFYSYQGILKYAKNPYLSAGIAAWLACFIPALAASVEMALAGTYPLVEGMIAMGVYHAAIGVIEAVITAGAIYLIASARPELMQSSLGATA, from the coding sequence ATGCACATACCTGATAACTTCATTCCACTCTGGCAGAGTGCGATCTACTGGGTGATCGCCCTCATATTCATCGCCCTCGCACTGCGGTGGGCACGCAATGAACTGGACGACGAAAAAGTCCCCCTCATCGCCGTCCTGGCCGCCGGGATCTTCGCCATCCAGGCATTCAATCTCCCGGTCGGCATGGGCACGACCGGCCACCTGGTCGGCGGCGCCCTTGCGGCCATCGTCCTTGGTTCGCCCTATGCGGCGGTCTTCGTCCTCACCCTGGTTCTGCTGGTCCAGGCGGTCGTCTTCGGCGACGGCGGGATCACCACGATGGGTGCGAACATCATCAACATGGGCGTCATCGGCGGGTTCGTCGGTTTCTATTCCTACCAGGGGATCCTGAAATACGCGAAGAACCCCTACCTCTCCGCAGGGATCGCCGCGTGGCTCGCCTGTTTCATCCCGGCCCTTGCGGCATCGGTCGAGATGGCTCTTGCCGGTACCTACCCACTCGTCGAGGGTATGATCGCCATGGGCGTCTACCACGCCGCCATCGGAGTCATCGAGGCCGTCATCACGGCGGGCGCGATCTACCTCATCGCATCGGCCCGTCCTGAACTGATGCAATCGTCTCTGGGGGCGACGGCCTGA
- a CDS encoding PDGLE domain-containing protein, which produces METNQFVAIGLVVAILIGVTAVFFAAGDPDGLESTAIVILGEKDLFGPTPEDADPEAVGHEGSFEYEAPMPDYSMGEEGGKMGEVIAVVVGIILALLIVFGVGKAVAASKH; this is translated from the coding sequence ATGGAGACCAATCAGTTCGTGGCGATCGGACTCGTCGTGGCCATCCTCATCGGGGTCACGGCCGTCTTCTTCGCTGCAGGCGACCCCGACGGCCTGGAAAGCACGGCCATCGTCATTCTGGGCGAGAAAGATCTCTTCGGCCCCACCCCCGAGGACGCCGATCCCGAAGCAGTCGGCCACGAGGGCAGTTTCGAGTATGAGGCCCCGATGCCCGACTACTCAATGGGAGAGGAAGGCGGCAAGATGGGTGAAGTGATCGCCGTCGTCGTCGGGATCATCCTCGCGCTTCTCATCGTCTTCGGTGTCGGCAAGGCGGTCGCCGCCTCAAAACACTGA
- the cbiQ gene encoding cobalt ECF transporter T component CbiQ: MIEHLFDIEEVARGSSPVHRCDARVKLIVAFAVIIAAVALPYTTAAYLPSALFLVFFAILWATARISPTIYLKRLLLVLPFGFFLIVFQIFFTNPHYAEFHPLVTLPLGIHIYAESVEFASILGIKFLACISFIILLSSTTTMQGMLEGAGRLGLPAEFTLIIGMMIRYLFLFARMYLQIGATLQTRCFDAFDRSLPYRYRMKMLAYTIGTVFLRSFEQGERTYTSMLCRGYGRDSHLFITKKPLKMGEWAFLAVSLVLVPAIGLLGWIA; the protein is encoded by the coding sequence ATGATCGAGCATCTCTTTGATATCGAGGAGGTGGCGCGGGGTAGCAGCCCGGTCCACCGCTGCGACGCACGGGTGAAACTCATCGTCGCCTTTGCCGTGATCATCGCCGCCGTGGCCCTCCCCTACACGACGGCGGCCTACCTCCCGTCCGCTCTTTTCCTCGTCTTCTTCGCGATCCTCTGGGCGACCGCGCGTATCTCTCCAACAATCTATCTCAAGCGTCTCCTTCTCGTCCTGCCCTTCGGGTTCTTCCTCATCGTCTTCCAGATCTTCTTCACCAACCCGCACTATGCCGAGTTCCACCCGCTCGTCACCCTGCCCCTCGGGATCCATATCTATGCCGAGTCGGTGGAGTTCGCGTCCATCCTGGGGATAAAGTTTCTCGCATGCATCTCTTTCATCATCCTTCTCTCCTCGACGACGACGATGCAGGGGATGCTCGAAGGAGCCGGAAGGCTCGGCCTCCCGGCCGAGTTCACCCTGATCATCGGGATGATGATCCGCTATCTCTTCCTCTTTGCCAGGATGTACCTGCAGATCGGTGCAACCCTCCAGACCAGGTGCTTCGACGCCTTCGACCGTTCCCTCCCGTACCGCTACCGCATGAAGATGCTCGCCTACACCATCGGGACGGTCTTTCTCCGCTCCTTTGAGCAGGGGGAGCGGACGTATACAAGCATGCTCTGCCGCGGGTATGGCCGGGACTCGCACCTCTTCATCACCAAAAAACCGCTCAAGATGGGTGAATGGGCCTTCCTGGCCGTGAGTCTCGTCCTCGTCCCGGCCATCGGACTCCTCGGGTGGATCGCCTGA
- a CDS encoding ATP-binding cassette domain-containing protein, with translation MHIIETRDLTFAYPNRPPALSGVNFTAGRKERVAVIGANGAGKSTLFKHLNGILTPSSGEVLVHGESVTKRNLREVRKAVGLVFQNPDDQVFSPTVEQDIAFGPANLGLDEETIAHRVESAIQLMALEDLRDRPPHHLSGGEKKRVAIAGVLAMEPQVLILDEPTAGLDPQGVADLIRFVNTLPEAFGMTVIFSTHHLDLVPELADSVYVMDHSRVVAHGSVPAIFSRPDLLEQTRLDVPALQRLMRDLRDVGVPIGEGYTYEEVREAFTAAYRGRA, from the coding sequence ATGCATATCATTGAGACCCGGGATCTCACCTTCGCCTACCCCAACCGCCCTCCCGCCCTCAGCGGCGTGAACTTCACCGCGGGCCGCAAAGAAAGGGTCGCGGTGATCGGGGCGAACGGTGCCGGGAAGAGCACGCTTTTCAAACACCTGAACGGGATACTGACACCCTCCTCGGGTGAGGTGCTTGTCCACGGGGAATCTGTCACGAAACGAAACCTGCGCGAGGTGCGCAAAGCCGTCGGACTCGTCTTCCAGAACCCCGACGATCAGGTCTTCTCACCTACCGTCGAGCAGGACATCGCCTTCGGACCGGCCAACCTCGGCCTTGACGAGGAGACGATCGCCCACCGGGTGGAGAGCGCCATTCAACTCATGGCCCTCGAAGACCTGCGTGACCGTCCACCCCACCACCTCTCCGGCGGGGAGAAGAAGCGGGTGGCCATCGCGGGGGTGCTGGCCATGGAGCCCCAGGTGCTCATCCTCGACGAACCGACTGCCGGACTCGACCCGCAGGGCGTCGCCGACCTGATCAGGTTCGTAAACACCCTGCCCGAAGCGTTCGGGATGACTGTCATCTTCTCCACCCACCACCTCGACCTGGTCCCTGAACTCGCCGACTCGGTCTATGTGATGGACCACAGCAGGGTGGTGGCCCACGGGTCGGTGCCCGCGATCTTCTCGCGGCCGGACCTGCTCGAGCAGACCCGCCTCGACGTCCCGGCCCTCCAGCGGTTGATGCGCGACCTGCGCGATGTTGGGGTGCCGATCGGTGAGGGCTACACCTATGAGGAGGTCAGGGAGGCCTTCACAGCGGCATACCGGGGCAGGGCATGA